Sequence from the Phaeodactylum tricornutum CCAP 1055/1 chromosome 4, whole genome shotgun sequence genome:
CGTCGTCACGATCGTTCGTAGTATCAAAGCCCAAGGTGGCCAAGAATGGTTGATCCATGGCCATAATGTGGCGACGTAGATAGATGTACGCACTGTATTTGGCTTCTGCGAAAGTTTCCCAGTGACAGCAGCCGCAACTACCGTCCGATACCTTCGAGAGCCCCAAGGCACGATCGTTCGCGGCACGGAGAGGAGGATTCTGCCTAGTCCCAAAGTAGTATTCCTGTTCGGCACCCGTGTTGTTTAATGCGGTGGATAAAGTAGAATGCACTGTTACCGGAATTGGCCCCTTCCAAGCGATATGGGTCGCGTTACTACGACATGAACATTGGAGGTCGTTGCCATCGTCGATCGCGATCTCGGAAACAAAAGTACGTATCAGTGCGAACGTGACGATCAGCGAAAACCATAGAGGTGTTCCCCAACCAAAAGGTCCAGTCGGACGTCGTACCATGGTGGTCCACATCATCCAGTGTGTTGTCGATACCGCGAGAGGAGCCAGGTCTCTTTGCAGGTTGACAGTTTGGAGTTGACAGTTAGGATTTTCCAAAGATCGCggcgttcttgcgtttcgtGAAGTCTCTGttctattgactgtgagagtgAATCATCGAAGTAAGTGTACTAGGTAATTACCATATCGTAGTGGTATCTATTCCGGATTAGATCGGATAAGCATCCTTCGTGTGTCCTAGGCGATAGGAACATATAAATGCGTTTCGTCTGGATCGACGCCGAAGATTCTCACGTGCTTAGTCGTCGAGAGGGCAATACGAAAATCACTTTTCCCTCCGTTCACTCTGTCATCGCAATCAATCAATTCCTTTGACTGCAAGAGGGGTTACGTTGAGAATAAACAAAATCCCAATCGCTGTCGTCAATTCCCAAAGCCGCATGCCGCTGTTTGCGTCTGTGGAGTAACGAACCACAGAAACTGCAAGAATGGACAATAACCAAGACCAAGTACGGGCACAAAACCTGCGAGCCGGACTACTGCTCTTACCGTCCACCTTGGCAGCCGCGTATGCCTTCACGGTCGCTTGCTTTCTACCCTTCTTTCGGGAATGCTCCTATACTTCCATGCTACCTTCTATTTTCCCCAGTATGACGGTACTCGTGGCAACACTCGCCTACGTCCTAGCCCAGCCGCCGAATCGAACGACGTCCGACGCCGGAAGCAGTACTACCGATCTAGCCATACTCCACTCGAAGGCCGACATTGCCGTCCTGGTAACAACTGCTCTATTGGCTACGCTATTAATACGCAAAACTCGTCGTGATCAAGTCGAAGGAGGACCGCCTCCGTCCATACTTCGCTCGTCAGCATCCGGTTCCCTCCCGCCCCTTCGTGACAAGGTCGTTGTCGTCACCGGTGCCAACGCCGGTATTGGCAAGGAAACCTGTCACGCACTGGCATCCGCCGGTGCTACCGTCGTCATGGCCTGTCGGAGCCGAGCTCGAGCGGAACAGGCCCGGCGCGATATTCTTTCCCGCGGCTCTTGCAACTCTTCCATCATTACCGAATCCCAGCTTCCGATTATAGAATTGGATTTGTGTTCGCTCCGGAGCGTCCGCACCGCTGCCGCCCAAGTCCGCCGCGAGTATCCGCGCATCGATATCCTCATCAACAACGCGGGTCTCATGATGGGGACTCAGCAATTCACCGACGAGGACGGACTGGACGTCGTCATGCAGGCCAACCACGTGGGTCACTACTTATGGACGCGTTCTCTGTTGCCGAATCTGGTGTCCCgccgcgacggcgtcgtaCTGAACGTCACGAGCAGTACCTACACGTACGCCTCCCACATGGACGTGACGGACTTGTGCTGCACCCGCGGTCGTCGGTACAGTCTGTTTGGTCAGTACGCGCAATCCAAACTGGCGAATATTTTGTTCACGACCGAGTTGGCGCGGCGCGGGTACCGCCACGCCTACGCCATTCACCCCGGTCTGGTCCGGACCGACGTGACCCGCCACATGCCGTGGTACTTGCGGGTGCCCAACGTGGTGTGTGCCGCCGCCGTGGCCGCTCTACAAAAAACACCCGCGCAGGGGGCCTGGTGTACCGTACACGTGGCCACACTGCCAGACAGTGACGGGGACGACGGTGGTGACCGTGTAGCCTCCGGGACGTACTGGGTGAATCGGGAACCGCAGGCCACGTGGCCGTGTGCGCGGGATACGGCCGCGGCGTTGGAACTGTGGAACGAAACGGCCCGTTTGGTCGATTTGCCGGTGGAGGATGAGTACAGTAAACGGATGGATACGGACGATATAGACTAGaggagtgactgtgagtagtTGTGGAGTGATTAATAATACCATAAGCTCTGCTGGAAGGCTGAAGAGGTAATTCATTGTACAATAAATTGGTAGGTAGCTAGCTGGCTGGCTATATCCGACCGGGAAGCATTGGAGGAGGTATTGGAGGAGTTACTGTTCGTTAGCTACCGTTTGACAGTTATGTTGCTGTTACAATTTGAAACATTGTGTGTACGAGTGCGGAGAAAGGTACATACCGACGGAGAGTAGGAAATCGAAGTAGACATGGAATTGTTTGCTTGTCACAGTGACTCTATCTACGACAAGCTATATCTACCCACCTTAATCGCGCTGACGCGATGCCGTGAGAGGAACCAGTATTCGTCCGGCGTGGggtactactactagctagtagtagctGGTACTAGTTACGAATGGGTAAGAGGTACTACGGTGTCTTGCCAGGACAGGTAtgtcgtgttgttgttggtttgtTTTTTCCCGAAGCGACTCGGGGCTTCGAAATTACTCATTGTAATATACCCTCCTCGTGATTCCCCAGTGGTCGGTAAAACTCGCCCACGCAGCCTTTGGCGTTCCCACAACGCAACCTACCAAAGCAACAAACAATCAGTCCCAACCAGACAGTGTAGAGAGTTTGTGTTCTCTCCATTCAACATATTCTCTACCGCGACTTTTGGTTGCTGCCGTAGATCTTTTCTCATTTTTGTGTTTGGCATTGCAGGCCATTGGACTGTGGTTGACGGAGTGTGTTCTATTGATAGTTGACAGCATGAGCGGTACCGGTACGACCGTCGACGACTCCCACGGCTTTTCCTTGACGATCCGCACGTCGAATGGCGATCGCTTCGACGTCCTCGTCACTAGTAGCAACGATTCCGATCCCACCGTCCGAGACGTCAAGGCCGCCATTGCTGCACGTCCCGGTGAGACGGTACCTATGGAACGTTTGCGTCTCATTTACAAGGGACGCATTCTGGAGAACGAATCCCACGTATCGCACTACGCAATCCTTCCGCGGTCGACCCTCTTTCTCGTCAAGAGCAGTGGTCAAACTCCAACGGTAGGATCCGGGAACGCTACCACGAGTAGCCATCGCACGGCCTCGACGGGTGTCACCAGTAGTGGTACCGTCGCTCCAACAGTGCCGCCGCCTTTGTTCCAAACCGCtccaccattgtcgtcgtcgacgaatccCTGGGGATTGGCGAATGTCAATAATTCGGCGGGGGCCTTTCCACCCGGCATGATGCCTCCAACCGACCCCCAACAACTGGAAGCCATGATGAATTCTCCCATGATGCAATCACTGCTCGACAATCCCGAACTCATGCAGAACATGATGCAGGCGCAGATGCGGAGCAATCCGCAGATGCGCCAAATGATGGAAGCCAATCCGCAGTTACAGCACGTACTCAACGATCCGCAAGTCTTGCGTGACGCCTTGCGGGTCATGCGCAATCCAGCCGCCCGCCAGCAAGCCATGCGCAATCAAGACTTGGCGCTCTCGCAGCTCGAAAATATGCCCGGCGGCTTTGCCGCTCTCAGCAGCATGTATCGGGATGTCCAGCAACCAATGGAAGAGGCGTCCGCGCTCATGAATCACACGGAATCGGCGCGGACGGCGGACCCGGCCCATACGCAAGCCGGGGCGTCCGGGACCGCCATGCCGAATCCGTGGGGGAGTAATTACACCCGAGCTAGCCCGGCGGCGTCCAACGCCACGGCCCATTCGAACAGCAGTAGTAacagcaatgccaacaatGCAGCGACGAATCCGTTCCTGGCTGCCATGGGAGGTAACCGCAATGCCGCTTCCAgtgccaacaacaacactggAACAACCGCCCACGGTACCGCAGCCACCGGAAATCCCTGGGCCAGTACCGGCATGCCGGGATTTGCCTCCTCACTGCAACAACCGCCCAGCCCGGACCAGGCTAATCTCATGATGAATCTACTGGATAATCCGGCTGTGACACAAATGATGCAAAATGCCTTGGAGCAGAATCCCGACATGTTCCGGACCATGCTTGAACAACAGAATCCTATGTTGAGGAGTATGTTCGCCAACAATCCCGAGGCTGGCAACGACTTTATCCGACAAATGATGAATCCGCAAATGCTTCGTACAATGATGCAGCTGCAGCAAAACATGGGTGGTATGAATCCGGGCAGCATGATGATGCCCCCCGTGACTCCCGCAACAAATCCTAGTCTCAATAATACGAGTACAGGGCTCGATTTTTCCTCCCTGCTGCAAGGTTCCCAAGGAGCCAGCAGAAGTAACGCCACGGCAACAAATCCTTGGGCATTTCCGACGCCCAGCAACATTCGCAGTGTGAGCACACCCGTAACAGCTGCTCCGGCAGCGGATCGGTATCGCACCCAGCTGCGGTCCTTGTACGACATGGGttttgacgacgaagctCGCAACGTTGCGGCGTTGGAACGAGTACACGGTAATTTGAATCGCGCCGTGGATGCCTTGctgtcgtcgccgccgcctCCTACTAGTACAGCCACCAGCGCCCCAGCACCATCCACAGGCAACGAAGATTCTGGTCCTCCCCCCGAAGAAGCGCCCAAGGGCTCGCAAGAGAAAAAGAATGACTAAATAAAAAAGTAACCCGTTTAATGTTGAATTACGTGTCTCTTCCACCgggactaacagtaagcttgGAACAGATGTTGATCGCAAAAATTTGGTTCGCCCCTCGTGCTCTGATTCTCAGCACAAACGCAAATAGGTCCATCATAGTTTACGCATCAGCGTAACCTGTAACCTTTACACCGCGTCACCGACGATTGTCTTCCGTAGTCGTGAGACTGACATTGTCGCCAGCATTTTCTCCGTCCATTTTAAAAGTGTCGCCAAAGTGGAACATAATTCCCTTGTTTTCAGAATAAACTTGCATACTTGAGTTCGAGTGCTACCACTATTGAGTAGAGCCCCAAGTAGTCTGGTGCACCTCCCAACAACGTCAAGCTTTTCCAGGTCAGTGTACCCGTTGTCACAAAATGAGGTATCGTCATCCAGTGTGGCAAATTCCTCCTGGAATGACTTGATGCGTTCCTTAAACTGAATCACAATAAGTATTGCGCGAGCGGCCGCAATCTCCCTCAGTGGGGTATCCCCTTTTTGGATGACAAAGCTCTCTTCAAACTTGGTGAGGCATTGGATGAGATCTTGAGCACTCCATTTCATGACATCATCAAGGGTGTCCTTGTCGTCGGACGCAATCAATTCACGAAACTTTTCTTGCTCAGAGTGGGACAATCGAGAGTACCCTTTCCGAACACGCACTTTTTCGTATCCACTTCCGTAGTTTATTTTCAATTCCATCCAATTGCTGTCTAGAGGCAAATGCAAGTTGTCACCTTGTTCAAAACCCAGCAGGTAATGAACAGCACCCTCGGGGTCATGGGCTGCACGTATCAACGGTGCTTCTTTTCCGTCCGTCTCGTTTACGTACGACAGTAGGTTTTGGCGAGAAGATGTGCTTAACTCTCCCGTTACCACATCGCTGATATTGTATATCCAACCGGTTGGATGGCCCCATAACGAAAAGTTCCACTCTTCGCACTTCCATTCATGAACAAAATTCAAAGCTAAGTTGACGTGCTCCGGAATTTTTTGTTCTGGTACCAGCGGAGCGTAAATTCCTAAGTCGATGTACTCTCTTGCAGCCAGCACCAATCCCTCGGCCTTCAAGGAATCGTTCATGCTGGCACATCTAACAAAAACACCCAGCCCGGCACCTTTGATTGTGGACTTTTTTACTTGGAACTCCAACAGGAAACCTCTCACAGACAAGCACATATGTGGGAAATTCTTTGATGTGACACTAGCTGCAGACACCTTGCAAGCATCTGGGCAGATCCATCTTTCGCACCGAATCCCTTTGTTTGGCTGAGGTACTTTGCCAGCTCGGTCTGAAAACAAGCAGTAACCTCCCCAAACAGCTTCCTCTGCTAAATCCTTCTCTTCCACAAGCGAGTACTTACAGTCCAGGAAAGACAGCGACCAGTTGTCGTAAGTAATTGTGAAGTAGTAGTCTCCTGAAAAAATATCCTTTTCGCAAGACGAAATTATGCCTGACAGGGTTTTACAGTTTCCGTTCACATCTAACCAATCACGCCGAAAGCCTTTTCCTACCAAAGTATGCTCCACATTCTGCTCTCTTAACGGAATTCCAAGAAAGCCTTCATAAAAATCTTGCACCTCCTTACTGCGAGAGTCAAACAAAGTACATGGCTTACTTGATTTCGTAAACCGCTGTGTCGATCCGTTTGCATCTATCACCACTAGGCCTGCAAGCTTCGGTGGAAGCCATCGAGGACACCGGTCACTTTTCTCATTGTCGAAATAAAAAGTATACGAATCCAGCCTCGGGACGGCATGGGCTTTCTCGGATACTTTTATTTGAGAACAAACCTACTCAAAGCATTACAGAAAAGTTAGAATAAAGACCGCAGATTCTTGAATTGCTGCATATAATCACTCGTGACTTACTGTAAGGAAGCACTGCTGCTTGTACAATGTTGTATTCTCCTTATTTGACACgcaggaaaagcaaaaacCGCAGGATTCAGTACGGCAAGCTGAACAATTGTGGCAACGGCGCCTTCTCAGGTCTCTGGCATTGAGGACGGTGCAATCCTGCTCAGTATCACTTTGTTCGAGTCGGCTAGGACGTTTCGGTATTATTTGAGTTGGATACAAATTACGGTATTCGCTCTCTGTAATCAGTTCCAATCCATTACCAAAGGGAACTCGATCTCGGGTATCACCATCGTCGAAAAGGACCTAACATAAGCGAGTGACAAGAATTAAAACATAGAAAATCATTCGGCGAAACAAACCAGAACACAAGCGTACGTTACAAAATTTCACTCCTCTTCTGTTATAGATCCTCTTCACAGTACCCCAATACCATTGCCTGTTTGTGTACATGGCATAGCAGCGAACCCCAACCCCCATTGAGCTGGAACTTTTTTgatttgttcgttcgttAGTAGCTCTTGTGTCATCCAATCCAACATACTGGTAAAAATGCTGAATATCCACATTTCGCAGGGCACTAGGAGATCGGTTGACTGCGCTTTCCGCTCGTTTGTACCGAAGCCCACCAGGCCCTAAAATGAATAATCCACAATATTTCTTGTCTTGCCCAAAATAAAAGCGCCAAccagaaggaaatgacgGAGCATGCACAGCGCTATCAGACTCATCCACCTGCAAACACATCTATAGAGAAAAATGAGACCTGAGTACCGAAATCGGAGCATCGTGTAGTCAGACATACCTTTTGAAAGCACGACTGTCGCTTGCCAAGGATGCAATTGTTGCACATCCCACACGAGGCTCTTATGCAATTTAAGCAGCATCCGCAGGGTTTCGCCGCATTTACCCCCGGTGGTCTGATACTAGCATGGTTCTCTGAGGGAGCCAAACCCTGTACATGTTTGCTATGAGTGCAATCATTCGGAATATCGCATTCGGAAACTGTGTCGTCCTCATCTGCATCCTGCATCGTCAAGCAAGAGTCCTCAATACTTTCATCCTGGAACATAAAGCTCCAGAAGGACTCTTCTTTTTCACTGGAAACGCTAGGTTCCAACTTTTCGGCAACGTTGGTTTGGATGCCATTGAGATTGGATGCTTCGGAAGCACTTTGATCATCGTCGctcgaagaaagaagaacaaTGACTTCCTGGTTGTTTACAGGAAGGTGACAACTTCCATGTGGGCTATCAGCGTTTGTATTGGTGTAGCGTCGCTTTTTCCTGGATAAGTTGGAGTGTTCGAGGTCCCAAAGGACAGAAGCTGAATCAGCACCCAAAGGAGTTGAGGCAATCATTGGTTTATCTTGCAATATAGCCGTCCCGACCGCAAGGGTTTTGTTGGAACTAGCACTGCGTTTGAGAGAGGGGCTTTTTACGGCAGACCGTCGCGACAAAGAAAATTTTAAAGCAGTTTCTGTCGACTTTGTCGGAGTCTCTTTGCTCATTGGCAGTGCGGTTGAATGTAATTCACCTGATGTaattttgttttggtggacCATGCTCAAACTCATTGAAGACTCGGCCACTGACGACGTCCTACCATCGGAATTGCCTTGAAAAGTTTGTTCTCCAATCACCGGTGCGAGTCTCGCATTTCGTGTTTCTGGGCACGAACGCCTACACGAAATTGAAGAATAAGGAGGTGGTAACAAGATACCTGAGTTTCGTGCGTTTCGAGGCACTGACTTGCCATGTGGTGCTTTGAATTTGGTGCCAGTAGACGAAAGACCCTGTGCGGCACTTGCAGGGCCACTTAAGCGCGTACGCGTTTTGCTCGAATTTTCGCCTTGCGCGAATTCTGTCTCTGGCATCGCCAGGTCAATTTCAATAATGGTGGGCACAGACGATGTTGAATCTCCCTGGGGCAAATCGCCCGCTGAAGTTGATACCAGTAAAAGACTGTCTATTCCCCGCTCTTCACCTTTGATGGACCCGACCGAGTCGATGATCTGCATCTTTTTGTCAACCCCCTTCTGCGTATCACTTTTAGCAGTCAACACAGCTCCGACTTCCTTTTCGCCATTGTTTGCGGGTTTAAATGGTTGCTTGTCGAGAGCATTCTGACCAGACGAAGCTCCAGAAGACGGGACACTGGCCAGTACTGATTTAGAGCTTTCCGATTGACCAGACGAGCACATCTCTGATGTCGATACAATCCGAACGGATTCAGTATTCTTTTCAACATCCTCATCTTCACTGGAGCTATCAAGCTTAATCGGAGAAGTTGAATAGAGCCATTTGACTCCGTCAGTGCTTTCAGCACTACCAGTAACCGTCTTTGATGTGCTTTCGTGATGAGGCTGTTCTACAGAATGCGCTGTAGTGTCAAGCGATTTCGCTTGTGGATCTTTGGTGACGTCCTTAGAAGCAGAGAATACGCTAACCGACATTACATTGACTAATGGATTTTCCTCGCATCCAAGAACAACCATTGCCTGCTCAACTTCGGGTTTGGAGTCAGCAGCGGCTGCGTCGGTGTAAGTAATCTTACTGAAGTCGATTTTGCCGTCTTGACTTTTCCCCAATTGTGCTGCTTCTGCAGAAAGTTTTGTCGTAGGGGAATGTTCTGGGGTGACTGTTTCCTTGCGCGCCGGAGCCACTACGGCCAGTGGTTCTTGCATCTCGGCAATTTCATCGGGCGGTTGCTGATCAACATCATTCTGACCAGGCGTCACTCCAGAAATCGGGACACTGACCAATCCTGACTTTGAGCTTTCCAACTGACCGGACAAGTGCACTTGTGATGTTGATACCATCCGATCGGATTGACATTTCTTTTCAGGATGACCATTTTCACTGGATTGATCAATCTCGTTCGGAGAAGTCAAACGGAATCCGTCAGAACTTTCAGTACTGGCACCAAGTGCGGTTGCTACATTTTTGCATTTTGAGTGAGGCAGTTCTGGATCATTCGTGGCTGTGTTCGCCAATTCCAATCCTGGAAGTCCGTTGCCTTTATTGGAAGTAGAGACGACACATTCGTTGTTCGATTCCAAGAGTTCTATTGCTTTATTGTCTTCGTATCCAAGAGCCACTTTCGAATCCTCGAATTCGGGTATGGGATCGGTAGCAGCAATATTACACCTCCTTGAAGAGTCGCTGTGAGTATCGTCCAAAGACTTGATATTAACAACTGGACGCTCTTGTAATCGTGCTAGTTCCTCAGGTGAGTATGAAGTCGTAGCAATCCCTCCGGCAACAATGTCTTCAAGAGTCGGAGCCAATACCATCAACTCTTTTTGTGTCTCGGCATTGCCATTCGTTTTGAAAttgtcgatttcgtcgacagGATTCGCGACCATGGTGGGGGGAATCGGTAGCGATGGAGGAGGAGCAATTGGCGTCTCCAAAGTAACAGAGTTCGCTTCCAACCCGGAGCTCGTTGCAATGTCCAATATTGAAGGCATTTCTCTCCTTGTGATAGCACCTACCGTGTAACAAACGATATTTTTCGTCTCGATCCTTTGTGTACCAAGATTAAGTGGTCTTTAAGATACGGATGCCAACGGATACCTGATTCGGCTTTGCAAAGATCGCGGTTTGGAGGAACGAAACCAACGGCAGCAGCTCCAAAGTAATGCCGTCTTAAATTTGGAAAAATAAGAGCGTGGTAGAAGCTTAAGTCAAGTTGCTTTTCCTATCTGCCACAGTTGACAGAAGGGAAgattgacaatgaatggatCCCAGTTGAAGGCTATTATTAGAGCTTTATACAAGAACAAAAACTTGTTCAACGTACAATGACCATGCGTTTGCTCCCAAAATACTGGTTAGGGGGAATCAGCGTCTCTGGTGGACACTCTAGACTGAAAAGATTGCAAAGAGCTGGCTAATGGAAATGCAATCCGGAAAGGTTGGTTGTGACGGGAAAGACTTGGGTCCAGGCAAAGCATGGACCATACGAGGTAACAGCCAATCTCATTTTTTGTTGACTGCCAAAATATGCTTACCGAGAAACCCTCCAATAGGTCGGCAAAAGACTGACGACACGTTTATGCGTCATATATGTGTCACATTCCAATCGGTAGCCACTTGAAATCTGCTTTTCAGGTAGCGCTCTCTTCTGTTTTCTACTGTGGCTTCCTGAAACAACTGGAAATTCAACGATGTCGGTGATGGAATCGACAGCCGAAGTTCCGTGGTCTGTCCCGCGACTATTCGAACCAGCAACTCAGTACCATGGGGGCAGCATCCAGGCGGCACCATTTGAAGCGTCATCATTCCATCCTTTATGTCTACTCCGTTATGGCAATCATGATTGCTGGTGGGTTGCTAAATGTGCGGTACAATGGCAACCCAATGAGTCCTCTTCCTCGGTGGGATGACAATAATTCGATAGTCGCACTGGCGAGAAGCTACGTCGACAAAAATACCAGTAACGATACGACTAGCGTTTATCAGCATGATGACGATGTCAAATTAAGCGGTCCGAGGGAAAACGACACTTTGAGAACGCCGCAATTGTCAGCAGTCGATTCTGAAAGCATACGAAGGACACTACAGGCACCGAGCCTGAAGAAGCGTCTATATCAACCTTCCGATTTTGCAAACTTAACGCTTTTGACGTTCGGCGATCCCATCTTCGAGTACGGCGGCTACGACGAAGCTCCTATCGTCATTCCCCAGCACAAGCTACTCTTTTTCACTCTTCCCAAAGTCGGCTGTACCGTGTTTAAACAGCTGTTCCGCCGTGTTATGAATCTGAAAGACTGGAAAGTGCATAACGATGTATTGCCACATGTACCGGGCATTAACGGTCTATACTACTTGTACCATTATACACCAGCGGACGCGGACTACATGTTGACGGACCCCAGTTGGACGCGGGCAGTTTTCGTTAGAGATCCCATCGAACGAATCCTATCCGCGTATCTCGACAAGGCGACGGATCAAAACGGAGTCTACTTGCAGAATCACTGCTGCCCAGTAGCCGTCAAGCTGGCACTCCAGAAAAAGACTGAAGGCCATACAGCTTACCATCTACTTTCGTGCCAAAAACATCTCGCCCAACAACGCAATCCCGTGAAAACAAATTTCGGAAAGCAAGCGCTAGTTTCGTTCGATGACTTTGTCCAGAAGGTAATGCCCATATGTTCTGATCCACATTGGCGTTCCCAAAAACAGCGTATGGGGCCGCTGTACTGGGATCACATCAACTTTGTTGGTCACATGGAAAATATCGCAAACGATACTGAGCGCTTGCTAACGCAACTAGGTATGTGGGAACAATACGGTGCGTCCGGATGGGGGTCAAACCCTCGAAACGATGGCGAAAACACGTCCGTTTTTGCAGGTTTGTCGACCGTCAAACACGCCACGGGATCGGGCTCTCGTCTGGATCAGTATTTGAAGACAATCGACTTAAAAGCCACACTGCTACAACTAACGAGAGAGGACTACGATTTTGGATCGTTGGACTTAGCGTCACCCGGCAACAGCATTTTCGATGCAAAAACAAGTAGGTAAAAAAGACACGCTCTTACTACAGCAAGCGTAGAATCATTTATGGTTCAGCAAGTTCCTCGACATCGTAGAATGTTAGATACAATTTGGCGTATCGAAACGGACGCGTCGCGAATCTCCAATGTACGTCAACTTGGAGAGCCTCTCCAAAGAGCTCTGCTGGGAACTACCAATattgttaactgtaaatacgAATATCTAAAATCTCTTATTGGTATGGCAGCACAACATGATCACATGTGACAATTGGAAggaattttccaaaaatgcaATTTACCAACGGGAAGTTGGAAACGAAGATTGAATGCCAGGGGTCAAATTTGGATTACTGTTAGTGGGTAGTTTTGGCGAGAAAGTAGATGTAGAAATCGCATGTATGGTATATCTACAAGGCCCTCCAAGCCTGACCGTgaatttgactgtgaatccatCTGTTTATTGTAACGTGGCAATACGTCAAATATTTCAAATCCCTAAATGTACTGACGTCAGTTCACACCGTGACAATCTACAGTCCTTCCGGAAGCAGGCGATTCACGTCAGAATAGCTGCTGCTCGAAACGGCTTGAAAAATCcttctaacagtaaatgacACTGCGTAGATCGTGGCATGAATTCAGAATGTCACAGGTTTCCGTTTGACGAACCAGAACCTTTTATGTTAACTTCAAACTCTAAGAAAGAAAACACAATCACGAGGCAAAAATGCGAAAATTATTTATTTTGATACAATCGTGGCAACGGCCGCCCAGTCGCACGTAGTTCGCAGCTCCATCATAGTCACAACCTCGCACCGTTCGATGTGAGAAAAACACATAGCAACTTTCGTGCTTTTTGGAATTTCCGATCCTTGTCTCCAACTTACAAAGTGCAACGAGATTACA
This genomic interval carries:
- a CDS encoding predicted protein gives rise to the protein MGAASRRHHLKRHHSILYVYSVMAIMIAGGLLNVRYNGNPMSPLPRWDDNNSIVALARSYVDKNTSNDTTSVYQHDDDVKLSGPRENDTLRTPQLSAVDSESIRRTLQAPSLKKRLYQPSDFANLTLLTFGDPIFEYGGYDEAPIVIPQHKLLFFTLPKVGCTVFKQLFRRVMNLKDWKVHNDVLPHVPGINGLYYLYHYTPADADYMLTDPSWTRAVFVRDPIERILSAYLDKATDQNGVYLQNHCCPVAVKLALQKKTEGHTAYHLLSCQKHLAQQRNPVKTNFGKQALVSFDDFVQKVMPICSDPHWRSQKQRMGPLYWDHINFVGHMENIANDTERLLTQLGMWEQYGASGWGSNPRNDGENTSVFAGLSTVKHATGSGSRLDQYLKTIDLKATLLQLTREDYDFGSLDLASPGNSIFDAKTKSFMVQQVPRHRRMLDTIWRIETDASRISNHNMITCDNWKEFSKNAIYQREVGNED